The following proteins are co-located in the Primulina tabacum isolate GXHZ01 chromosome 11, ASM2559414v2, whole genome shotgun sequence genome:
- the LOC142518180 gene encoding uncharacterized protein LOC142518180 yields the protein MEGRKDEFIDLVLSWSLEEILDENLYKNQVEKIPQSFESVDQYLGSYVFPLLEETRAELASAMETVYKAPFAEVASLTESMHGKLLLSVQVDCWRNRITLRGREPYRTFPGDILLLSDLKPESYSDLGRVGWKFVLAYVTNISEDENGDNYSSTGFKVKVAISIDVGEMQSKSFYVVFLKNMATNRRIWNALRMRKNLRIIEKVLCKNELDEDNCESCPIFFHSQMEVKFESTISSRLNESQNSAILASLVRTGCNHKASVELIWGPPGTGKTRTVSVLLHNLLRMKVRTLICAPTNVAITELASRVISLLRDSFQDEHEMFLSCPLGDMLIFGNKDRLNVDSNIEEIFLDYRVDKLIECLVPLTGLKHWISSMLDFLENYVSQYHIYVANEQSKVRENHEGEIPQSEFKTSLEYARDRFKHIANPLRESLLTFITHLPRILWQNFQNVVQLVPLLDSIETLLFEDSLTSDELEILLSSQAMICSESSFLYMRNECLSTLRSLQSSLTKLDLPPATSKTKISDFCFQKASLIFCTTSSSYMLHMVDMEPLNVVVIDEAAQVKESESVIALQIPDVRHFILVGDEWQLPATIISKLSKEAGFGKSLFERLSSLGHSKHLLNMQYRMHPAISQFPNSNFYDNQILDAPSVQNEGYQRCYLHGKMFGPYSFINILGGKEEVDDVGHSRRNMVEVAVTLKIVQKLFKAWNGSKEKLSIGVISPYAAQVAAIHDKIKQNYENLHGFTVKVRSIDGFQGGEEDIVIISTVRSNRNGSIGFLSNPQRINVALTRARHCLWILGNEGTLCKVDSVWETLIRDAQRRQCFFTANDDYDIDKTIITVKKELDELEDLLNGESIIFKYARWKVTFSDNFRKSFGKLRPSHIKKLVLNILLKLSSGWRPKKIDVDLKCQSSSYVVKQFKVEEYYVLCSIDIMKDTTWTQFLKVWDVLPHVEIPKLLKRLDSIFAMLTDDFINRCKEKCIEGNLEVPKIWSSSDVIVRFKILDDTKSSINSAADSRNYVENSRVSESLLLMKFYSLSSGTVNHLLSDHEGREVELPFEVTEEEREIIIFPRSSFILGRSGTGKTTVLTMKLFQKLQQYCIASGESIATPNKISARDSDDDIHCQGQSILRQLFVTVSPKLCHAVKRHVSLLKSFATKDFSASSSFTDTDDIEEMTEFKDIPDTFVGIQPEKYPLIITFHKFLMMLDGTLGNSYFERFHDVGNSSQCEGRSFRSVALQTFMRKNEVTFDRFSSFYWPHFNTKLTKNFDPSRVFTEIMSHIKGGLQAGEACDVKRNRQDYVSLSESRVSTLNGEKREVIYDIYQDYEKMKMERGEFDVADFVIDIHLRLSKENLAGDKMDFVYIDEVQDLNMRQIALFRHICKNIDEGFVFSGDTAQTIARGIDFRFEDIRSLFYNEFVMKSENFASAGRGEKGLISDIFRMCQNFRTHTGVLRLAQSVIDLLYHFFPLSVDALSPETSFIYGESPVVLESGSDENSIITIFGCSRNESGKWVGFGAEQVILVRDDSARKEILKYIGRQALVLTVVECKGLEFQDVLLYNFFGSSPLSNQWRVLYEFLKQKDLFDPNFSKSFPCFSHSKHSILCSELKQLYVAITRTRQRLWICENNAEFSKPMLDYWQRFGLVQVRKLDDSLAEGMQRASSPEEWKSQGIKLFWVKNYEMATLCFERAGEATWEKRAKASGLRASADHIRISSPSQSRIMIREAAELFNSIGRAASAAECFCDLEEYERAGMIYLHECGASELRKAGECFTLAGCYKTAADVYAKGNFFMECLSACTKGKLFDLGLQYIEFWKQQN from the exons ATGGAGGGAAGGAAAGATGAGTTCATTGATTTGGTGCTTTCATGGTCTCTCGAAGAAATATTAGATGAGAATCTGTATAAAAATCAG GTGGAGAAAATTCCTCAATCATTTGAAAGCGTTGATCAATATCTTGGTTCTTATGTCTTCCCCTTACTGGAAGAAACCCGAGCTGAACTTGCTTCGGCCATGGAAACAGTTTACAAAGCTCCATTTGCTGAAGTGGCTTCTCTAACAGAGTCAATGCATGGAAAACTTTTACTTTCTGTTCAGGTCGATTGCTGGAGAAACAGGATAACCCTCCGCGGGAGGGAGCCTTACAGAACCTTTCCTGGTGACATTTTACTGCTGTCAGATTTGAAACCTGAATCTTATTCTGACCTTGGTCGTGTTGGTTGGAAATTTGTTCTTGCATATGTGACAAATATATCAGAGGATGAGAACGGAGATAACTATTCATCCACTGGTTTCAAAGTGAAAGTGGCGATAAGCATTGATGTTGGAGAGATGCAAAGCAAATCATtttatgttgttttcttaaagaACATGGCAACAAACAGAAGAATATGGAATGCTTTGCGAATGCGTAAAAATCTGAGGATTATTGAGAAAGTCTTGTGCAAGAATGAGTTG GATGAGGACAATTGTGAATCTTGCCCAATTTTCTTCCATAGTCAAATGGAGGTAAAATTTGAATCAACCATATCTTCCCGGTTAAATGAATCACAAAACAGTGCAATTTTGGCCTCTCTAGTTAGAACTGGATGTAACCACAAGGCTTCTGTGGAACTCATATGGGGTCCACCTGGGACTGGAAAGACGAGAACCGTAAGTGTTTTGCTTCATAATCTCTTAAGAATGAAAGTCAGAACTCTCATCTGTGCCCCAACAAATGTTGCAATCACCGAACTAGCTTCTCGCGTCATAAGCTTATTGAGAGATTCATTTCAAGATGAACATGAGATGTTTTTGTCTTGTCCTTTAGGAGACATGCTCATATTTGGGAATAAGGATCGTCTGAATGTTGACTCTAACATTGAGGAAATTTTCCTCGATTATCGTGTTGATAAGCTTATAGAATGTTTGGTACCACTAACTGGTTTGAAGCACTGGATCAGTTCTATGcttgattttcttgaaaattatgtTTCTCAGTATCACATATATGTTGCTAACGAGCAAAGCAAAGTCAGAGAAAATCATGAAGGTGAAATTCCGCAATCTGAGTTCAAAACAAGTTTGGAGTATGCTAGAGATCGGTTTAAACACATTGCAAATCCGCTCAGAGAATCCTTGTTAACATTTATCACTCATTTACCTAGAATTCTTTGGCAGAACTTTCAGAATGTTGTCCAACTCGTGCCCCTTCTCGACTCAATCGAAACATTGTTGTTTGAAGACAGCTTGACATCTGATGAATTGGAGATTTTACTTTCAAGTCAGGCAATGATTTGTTCTGAGTCATCCTTCTTGTATATGAGAAATGAGTGTTTATCTACTCTAAGATCTCTTCAGTCTTCTCTAACAAAACTCGACCTTCCACCTGCGACGAGTAAAACTAAGATTTCAGACTTTTGTTTTCAGAAGGCTTCTTTAATATTTTGCACAACTTCATCCTCATACATGCTACACATGGTGGATATGGAACCACTTAATGTAGTGGTCATCGATGAGGCTGCTCAGGTGAAGGAGAGTGAATCAGTTATAGCTCTTCAGATTCCAGATGTGAGGCATTTTATTCTGGTTGGCGATGAATGGCAATTACCAGCAACAATTATTAGCAAG CTCTCCAAAGAAGCTGGCTTTGGAAAAAGTCTATTTGAAAGGTTGAGCTCACTAGGTCACTCTAAGCATCTCCTTAATATGCAATACAGAATGCATCCAGCAATAAGTCAGTTtccaaattcaaatttctatGACAACCAAATATTAGATGCACCTAGTGTCCAGAACGAGGGCTATCAAAGATGCTATCTTCATGGAAAAATGTTTGGTCCATATTCTTTCATAAATATTCTTGGTGGGAAAGAAGAGGTGGATGATGTTGGACACAGCAGAAGAAACATGGTCGAGGTAGCTGTGACATTGAAGATTGTGCAGAAACTCTTCAAAG CGTGGAATGGCTCAAAAGAGAAACTCAGCATTGGTGTGATATCTCCCTATGCTGCTCAAGTTGCCGCGATTCATGATAAGATTAAACAGAATTATGAAAACCTTCACGGGTTTACGGTTAAGGTGAGGTCCATCGATGGGTTTCAAGGTGGAGAAGAAGATATTGTTATCATATCAACGGTAAGGTCTAATAGAAATGGGTCCATCGGATTTTTGTCTAATCCACAGAGAATCAATGTCGCCCTGACAAGAGCTCG TCACTGTCTCTGGATCTTAGGAAATGAAGGAACTTTGTGTAAAGTTGATTCAGTTTGGGAAACATTGATACGTGATGCACAGCGTCGTCAGTGTTTCTTTACAGCGAATGATGATTATGACATTGATAAAACTATTATAACTGTAAAGAAAGAGCTAGACGAACTTGAAGATCTACTCAACGGGGAGagtataattttcaaatatgcAAGATGGAAG GTAACATTTAGTGATAATTTCCGAAAATCTTTTGGAAAACTGAGACCATCCCACATAAAGAAGTTGGTCTTAAACATATTGCTTAAACTTTCCAGCGGGTGGCGACCCAAGAAAATTGATGTGGATTTGAAATGTCAGAGCTCTTCATATGTTGTGAAACAATTCAAAGTTGAAGAATATTATGTTTTGTGCTCCATTGATATAATGAAAGACACAACATGGACACAATTTTTGAAAGTTTGGGACGTGTTGCCTCATGTGGAGATCCCAAAATTGTTGAAACGACTTGATAGCATATTTGCCATGCTGACAGATGATTTTATTAATCGCTGCAAGGAGAAATGCATAGAGGG AAATTTGGAGGTTCCAAAGATTTGGTCCAGTTCTGATGTTATTGTCCGATTTAAGATTCTTGATGATACCAAATCCAGCATAAATTCAGCCGCTGACAGTAGAAATTATGTTGAAAATTCCAGAGTGAGTGAAAGCTtacttttaatgaaattttactCCCTGTCTTCTGGTACTGTGAATCATTTGCTTTCTGACCACGAGGGTAGAGAAGTTGAACTCCCTTTTGAGGTCACTGAAGAAGAGCGAGAGATAATAATATTTCCTAGAAGTAGCTTCATATTAGGTAGATCTGGCACTGGGAAGACAACTGTTTTGACTATGAAGCTGTTCCAGAAGCTACAGCAGTACTGCATTGCTTCAGGGGAATCTATAGCAACACCGAACAAGATATCTGCACGTGATAGTGATGATGACATTCACTGCCAAGGTCAATCTATCTTGCGCCAATTATTTGTCACCGTGAGTCCAAAACTTTGTCATGCAGTCAAACGACATGTGTCTCTGCTCAAAAG CTTTGCTACCAAAGACTTCTCAGCCAGCAGCAGTTTCACTGACACTGATGATATAGAAGAAATGACCGAATTTAAAGATATTCCGGACACATTTGTTGGCATTCAACCTGAAAAGTACCCGCTTATCATCACATTTCATAAGTTTTTAATGATGCTTGATGGTACTCTGGGTAATTCATACTTTGAGAGATTTCATGATGTTGGAAACTCCTCTCAATGTGAAGGTAGAAGTTTCAGATCTGTTGCTCTCCAAACTTTCATGAGGAAAAACGAGGTTACGTTTGACCGTTTCTCGTCCTTCTATTGGCCTCATTTCAATACGAAGTTGACAAAAAACTTCGACCCTTCTCGAGTGTTTACTGAGATTATGTCTCATATAAAAGGTGGTCTACAGGCAGGTGAAGCATGTGATGTTAAGAGAAACAGGCAGGACTATGTTTCATTATCTGAGAGCAGggtatccactttaaatggCGAGAAGAGGGAGgtgatttatgatatatatcaGGACTACGAGAAAATGAAGATGGAGCGCGGTGAGTTTGATGTTGCCGATTTTGTAATTGACATACACCTTCGGCTAAGCAAGGAGAATTTAGCAGGTGACAAAATGGATTTTGTTTACATTGATGAAGTGCAAGACCTTAACATGAGGCAAATCGCTCTTTTCAGACATATCTGCAAAAATATTGATGAAGGATTTGTTTTTTCTGGCGATACAGCTCAAACAATCGCTAGAGGGATTGACTTTAGGTTTGAAGATATAAGATCTTTGTTTTATAATGAATTTGTCATGAAATCCGAAAATTTTGCATCTGCAGGAAGAGGGGAAAAAGGACTTATATCAGATATTTTTAGAATGTGCCAGAATTTTCGCACTCATACTGGTGTGCTCAGATTAGCGCAGAGTGTTATTGATCTCCTTTACCATTTTTTCCCACTATCTGTTGATGCGTTGTCTCCTGAGACAAGTTTTATATATGGAGAGTCACCAGTTGTACTAGAGTCTGGCAGCGATGAAAACTCAATCATAACAATTTTTGGATGCAGCAGAAATGAGAGTGGGAAATGGGTAGGTTTTGGTGCTGAACAAGTCATACTGGTTCGTGATGACTCTGCCAGAaaggaaattttaaaatatattggcCGTCAGGCTCTCGTGCTCACTGTAGTAGAGTGCAAGGGCCTTGAATTTCAG GATGTGCTGCTGTATAACTTTTTCGGCTCTTCACCTCTAAGTAATCAATGGAGAGTATTGTATGAGTTCTTGAAGCAAAAGGATCTGTTTGATCCAAACTTTTCAAAGTCATTCCCATGTTTTAGCCATTCGAAACATAGTATCTTATGTTCCGAACTGAAACAACTATATGTGGCAATTACACGAACAAGACAAAGATTATGGATCTGCGAAAATAATGCAGAGTTCTCCAAACCTATGCTTGACTACTGGCAGAGATTCGGACTCGTGCAGGTCAGAAAACTAGACGATTCTCTCGCAGAAGGAATGCAAAGGGCAAGCAGCCCAGAGGAGTGGAAATCACAAGGAATCAAG CTCTTTTGGGTGAAAAACTATGAGATGGCAACCCTGTGCTTTGAAAGAGCTGGAGAAGCAACATGGGAGAAAAGGGCCAAGGCTTCTGGGCTTAGAGCATCTGCTGATCATATTCGAATTTCAAGTCCCAGTCAGTCACGAATAATGATTAGAGAGGCTGCAGAATTATTTAATTCTATTGGGAGAGCAGCTTCTGCCGCTGAATGTTTCTGTGATTTGGAGGAATACGAAAGAGCGG GAATGATTTACCTCCACGAATGTGGTGCATCGGAGTTAAGAAAAGCCGGTGAATGTTTCACATTAGCTGGTTGCTACAAAACTGCGGCAGATGTGTACGCCAAGGGAAATTTTTTCATGGAGTGCCTGTCAGCTTGCACCAAAGGAAAACTTTTTGACTTGGGTTTACAATATATAGAGTTCTGGAAACAGCAAAACTAA
- the LOC142518181 gene encoding uncharacterized protein LOC142518181, with translation MNPDAKWVENVNKSFIHRKRKLVSLHAHHFVSAAQIYWRQELVSVGLRVLEALKSFFAMKPSSIYCQGICLTFIYDITKFLMESKSLVLKKSEDWKLQEFLRLSTKYFEIVFPLDPRQSLSANMIILRETELSKALLEEIIFRNISTNCYLTYRQIGEVLMIWLGSGKPKHHLCERMAKSVPDNSYWKTLIEILGGIIRPESSQASGSSNLAPQVLPDTTSGNGIIQSGSSNNSPSSSTTESLSNIFLKALEETYMSNWRVRYYISPKCFLYLLERLLMLAPHPRGCFFTSKSSFVEWIVCQQSDANPRDNLDRDMGSSQESIINFMKSVVQHFLYENVVDTGEWIRRSNIDCYYYFPVLVQRLVVILCLVYLNSEMPLNILFRLLHRPDIRSQLRREFYDAVLRGQRNNTSPEATVAAAFKAIQDPIVIVTLREHNFKFVCPDAIFLDLRLFSCKNDVFNMLFPRSTEKSNARVTTVEDKVTESGIGLPQIGQNQSKSNAVKSSEMIPKTDSNSSSENTKVDLQMTWGFLADISDMLLSRKSENSGNMENVALKKKVQKHTNILAAAVFQLTEQKSPSSVTDESMREATDTIEELNLLSSLLDTSNLDGQDISVMGELLKSLESRRPRLEELLSTVLDTNSTLVSGEQIDEKISHNHLGDSDTSEDFEFDNVKKPSKQATEPVTRGKGNKNNKKKAKKGKGGKKK, from the exons ATGAACCCTGATGCTAAATGGGTTGAAAATGTGAATAAGTCGTTTATTCACCGGAAGAGAAAGTTGGTGAGTCTTCATGCTCATCATTTTGTGTCAGCAGCTCAAATATACTGGCGCCAAGAGTTAGTTTCAGTTGGACTTCGGGTATTGGAGGCACTTAAGTCATTTTTTGCGATGAAGCCCTCGTCCATATACTGCCAAGGCATATGCTTAACTTTCATTTATGATATAACAAAGTTCTTGATGGAGTCGAAATCACTTGTCTTAAAGAAATCGGAAGACTGGAAGTTGCAGGAATTCCTACGACTATCTACCAAGTACTTTGAAATTGTTTTCCCTTTAGACCCTCGACAGTCTTTATCAGCAAACATGATCATTCTTAGGGAAACTGAACTTTCCAAGGCTTTACTGGAAGAAATTATCTTTAGAAATATCAGCACAAATTGTTATCTTACTTATAGACAAATAGGAGAAGTGTTGATGATATGGCTAGGGTCTGGCAAGCCAAAACACCATCTCTGTGAGAGGATGGCTAAAAGTGTACCTGACAACTCGTATTGGAAAACACTCATTGAGATCCTCGGTGGCATCATCAGGCCAGAATCTTCACAGGCGTCTGGCTCTAGCAATCTGGCACCACAAGTTCTTCCTGATACCACTTCAGGGAATGGAATCATACAATCAGGAAGTTCGAATAATTCTCCATCAAGCAGCACCACAGAATCTCTGAGTAATATATTTCTTAAAGCTCTTGAAGAAACTTATATGTCCAACTGGAGGGTACGCTACTATATATCACCGAAATGTTTCTTATATCTTTTGGAGCGTCTTTTGATGTTGGCACCTCACCCTCGTGGCTGTTTTTTcacctcaaaatcatcatttgtGGAGTGGATTGTATGCCAACAATCGGATGCTAATCCAAGAGACAATTTAGACAGAGACATGGGATCTTCTCAAGAAAGCATTATTAATTTCATGAAGAGTGTGGTTCAACATTTTCTTTATGAAAACGTGGTTGATACTGGAGAATGGATCAGGCGTTCCAACATTGATTGCTACTACTATTTTCCAGTGCTAGTGCAAAGATTGGTTGTGATTCTATGTTTGGTGTATCTAAACTCTGAAATGCCCCTTAATATACTATTTAGGCTGTTGCACAGGCCTGATATAAGATCCCAACTTAGAAGAGAATTTTATGATGCTGTCTTACGTGGACAGAGGAATAATACTTCACCTGAAGCGACAGTTGCTGCAGCATTCAAAGCTATTCAGGATCCTATTGTGATTGTAACCTTGAGAGAGCATAATTTCAAGTTTGTGTGTCCTGATGCCATTTTTCTGGACCTCAGgttattttcatgcaaaaatgaCGTCTTTAATATGTTGTTTCCGAGGAGCACTGAAAAATCAAATGCTCGAGTAACTACAGTTGAAGATAAGGTGACTGAATCTGGCATTGGGCTTCCTCAAATTGGTCAAAATCAAAGTAAGAGTAATGCtgtgaaatcttcagaaatgatACCAAAAACAGATTCAAACTCAAGTTCAGAGAACACAAAGGTTGATCTGCAAATGACGTGGGGATTTCTCGCGGACATATCTGACATGTTACTGTCTCGTAAAAGTGAAAATAGCGGAAACATGGAAAATGTTGCACTGAAAAAGAAG GTACAGAAGCACACAAATATCttagcagctgcggtatttcaGCTAACTGAGCAGAAATCTCCTTCTAGTGTAACGGATGAGAGCATGCGTGAAGCTACAGACACGATAGAGGAATTGAATCTGCTTTCATCTTTGCTAGATACGAG TAATTTGGATGGTCAAGACATTTCTGTGATGGGAGAACTTTTGAAGAGCTTAGAGTCCAGAAGGCCTCGACTGGAAGAATTGTTATCAACTGTACTCGACACCAACTCGACTCTTGTATCCGGTGAACAGATTGATGAGAAAATTTCCCACAATCACCTTGGAGACTCTGACACATCTGAAGATTTTGAATTTGATAATGTAAAGAAGCCCAGCAAGCAGGCAACTGAACCTGTCACTCGTGGGAAAGGAAATAAGAACAACAAGAAGAAGGCTAAGAAAGGGAAAGGAGGTAAAAAAAAGTAA